The proteins below come from a single Acuticoccus sediminis genomic window:
- a CDS encoding LysR substrate-binding domain-containing protein codes for MSGRSLPPLSAVRAFEAAARHRSMTRAADELGVTPGAVSRQVRELEARMEAALFVRRATGLEPTEAGAALAAELGEALDQIAGAARGVRLRRARRLSVGVYGFFASRFLMPRLAGMRDSLPDVAVDIHTSANPLELTPARYDAVIAVSDGAPRSGLVTRRLLPIATLPVCAPALVEHGPPDFAAADLLHARPRPEDWRRWLDHAGLRSVSAEGGSSFESAGLAMEAAARGLGIAIGIEALVRPEIERGVLAAAHPRIRPTKRWFVLQHLRRPSDAPELAAFADWLAAEAAAMTRAGAPASVPV; via the coding sequence ATGTCCGGACGCAGCCTGCCGCCCCTTTCCGCCGTGCGCGCCTTCGAGGCCGCGGCGCGCCACCGCTCGATGACCCGGGCGGCGGACGAGCTGGGCGTGACGCCGGGCGCCGTCAGCCGACAGGTCCGCGAGCTCGAGGCGCGGATGGAGGCGGCGCTCTTCGTGCGCCGCGCCACCGGGCTGGAGCCGACCGAGGCGGGCGCGGCCCTCGCCGCCGAGCTTGGCGAGGCGCTCGACCAGATCGCCGGTGCCGCGCGTGGCGTGCGCCTGCGCCGCGCCCGGCGCCTGTCGGTCGGCGTCTACGGCTTCTTCGCCTCGCGCTTCCTCATGCCGCGCCTCGCGGGGATGCGCGACAGCCTGCCGGACGTTGCGGTCGACATCCACACCAGCGCCAACCCGCTGGAGCTGACGCCGGCGCGCTACGATGCGGTGATCGCGGTGTCGGACGGCGCGCCCCGCTCCGGCCTCGTCACGCGTCGGCTGCTGCCGATCGCGACCCTGCCCGTCTGCGCCCCCGCGCTCGTCGAGCATGGGCCCCCCGACTTTGCCGCCGCCGACCTCCTGCACGCCCGGCCGCGGCCGGAGGACTGGCGGCGCTGGCTCGACCACGCGGGCCTGCGCTCGGTCTCGGCCGAGGGCGGCAGCAGCTTCGAGAGCGCGGGCCTCGCGATGGAGGCGGCGGCCCGTGGGCTCGGCATCGCCATCGGCATCGAGGCGCTCGTGCGGCCCGAGATCGAGCGCGGCGTCCTCGCGGCGGCCCACCCGCGGATCCGTCCGACCAAGCGGTGGTTCGTCCTCCAGCACCTCCGCCGCCCCTCGGACGCCCCGGAACTCGCGGCCTTCGCGGACTGGCTCGCCGCCGAGGCGGCGGCCATGACGCGAGCCGGCGCCCCGGCGTCGGTTCCCGTCTGA
- a CDS encoding gamma-glutamylcyclotransferase, whose product MTDTLRLTRALVDRLPPRTDERGPLMVDAPGPDYYERTAEAVLSRLERPDELWVFAAGSLIWKPRFTVAERRVAHLDGWRRAFCIGDRRFRGCPSAPGLMMSLDRGGSCSGVVLRMAPENLAASLVAMLQTEPPLAPEWVEASTDAGPVRAIAFAIDRSWPLYVPEPLEEDLADILASAVGHVGTMAEYLLNTVTELERHGVRDPQLWRLQSLVAERLERLPVPVEGL is encoded by the coding sequence ATGACGGACACCCTGCGACTGACGCGCGCCCTCGTCGACCGGCTGCCGCCCCGCACCGATGAACGCGGCCCCCTGATGGTGGACGCGCCTGGCCCGGACTACTACGAGCGGACCGCCGAGGCGGTCCTGTCGCGGCTCGAGCGGCCGGACGAACTGTGGGTCTTCGCGGCCGGATCGCTGATCTGGAAGCCCCGCTTTACCGTCGCCGAGCGGCGGGTCGCGCACCTCGACGGGTGGCGCCGGGCGTTCTGCATCGGGGACAGGCGCTTTCGCGGCTGCCCTTCGGCGCCGGGCCTGATGATGTCTCTCGACCGCGGCGGCAGCTGCTCCGGCGTGGTGCTGCGCATGGCGCCCGAGAATCTGGCGGCCTCGCTCGTCGCGATGTTGCAGACCGAGCCGCCGCTCGCTCCCGAGTGGGTCGAGGCCAGCACCGATGCCGGCCCCGTCCGGGCCATCGCCTTCGCGATCGACCGGTCATGGCCGCTCTACGTCCCCGAACCGCTGGAGGAGGACCTTGCGGACATCCTCGCCTCGGCGGTCGGCCACGTGGGCACGATGGCGGAGTACCTGCTCAACACCGTGACCGAGCTGGAGAGGCACGGCGTCCGCGACCCGCAACTGTGGCGCCTCCAGTCCCTCGTCGCCGAACGCCTGGAGCGCCTGCCGGTCCCGGTCGAAGGGCTGTAG
- a CDS encoding DUF2092 domain-containing protein, translating to MIGSILAFDLTNAAAQTAPAPDQPFDREAMEQALQTRQDYDLHGIHFDSDKAVIQPQSGPLLDDVATVLESFPDWTLRIVGHTDASGDAGHNQALSLQRAEAVRSALVERGIDAGRLEAAGVGADRPVAANETAEGRELNRRVELMRVSDSPAARELLKAMSDYLAAQDRLAFDFDATLEVVTEAGQKLGLASSGTVSLERPDHVRATRAGGFLDLEMLFDGTTLTLVGQNANAYAQVELPGSLDQLVDTLRDRFGRPLPAADLLLSDPYDALMSEVYDVKDLGSGVVGGAECDWLAFRTDEVDWQIWIAQGDRPLPCRYAITTKHMAHAPQYTIEFRDWRTGDAVAPDRFDFAAASGAQKVDPAALREKVAELPANFMTRSAQ from the coding sequence TTGATTGGTTCGATTCTGGCGTTCGACCTCACGAACGCCGCGGCCCAGACCGCTCCCGCCCCGGATCAGCCCTTTGACCGCGAAGCGATGGAGCAGGCGCTCCAGACGCGTCAGGATTACGACCTCCACGGCATACACTTCGACAGCGACAAGGCGGTCATCCAGCCCCAGTCCGGGCCGTTGCTCGACGACGTCGCCACGGTGCTGGAGAGCTTCCCGGACTGGACGCTCCGCATCGTCGGCCATACCGACGCCAGCGGCGATGCCGGGCACAACCAGGCGCTGTCGCTGCAGCGCGCGGAGGCGGTGAGGAGCGCGCTCGTCGAGCGGGGGATCGACGCGGGCCGGCTGGAGGCTGCCGGCGTCGGCGCCGATCGGCCGGTCGCGGCGAACGAGACGGCCGAGGGCCGAGAGCTCAACCGGCGCGTCGAGCTGATGCGCGTCAGCGACTCGCCCGCGGCCCGGGAGTTGCTCAAGGCGATGTCGGATTATCTCGCCGCGCAGGACCGGCTCGCCTTCGACTTCGACGCCACCCTGGAGGTGGTGACGGAGGCCGGCCAGAAGCTCGGGCTGGCCAGCTCCGGCACCGTCTCGCTCGAGCGGCCGGACCATGTCCGCGCCACCCGGGCCGGCGGCTTCCTCGACCTCGAGATGCTGTTCGACGGCACCACTCTCACGCTCGTCGGGCAGAATGCGAACGCCTACGCACAGGTCGAGTTGCCGGGCTCGCTCGACCAGCTCGTGGACACGCTGCGCGACAGGTTCGGCCGGCCTCTGCCGGCTGCCGACCTCCTGCTGTCGGACCCGTACGACGCGCTCATGAGCGAGGTCTACGACGTCAAGGATCTCGGCAGCGGCGTCGTCGGGGGAGCCGAATGCGACTGGCTCGCCTTCCGCACCGACGAGGTCGACTGGCAGATCTGGATCGCCCAGGGCGATCGTCCGCTGCCCTGCCGCTATGCGATCACGACGAAGCACATGGCGCACGCGCCGCAATACACGATCGAGTTCCGTGACTGGCGGACCGGCGACGCGGTTGCTCCGGACAGGTTCGACTTCGCGGCGGCGTCCGGCGCGCAGAAGGTCGACCCCGCGGCGCTTCGCGAGAAGGTCGCGGAGCTTCCGGCGAATTTCATGACGAGGAGCGCGCAATGA